A section of the Pimelobacter simplex genome encodes:
- the ftsX gene encoding permease-like cell division protein FtsX has product MQLRYVFTELRTGLRRNLSMHLAVIVTLFVSLSLAGIGILLQQEAKIARSTLGDELKILVNLCTQDDPSNSPNCGSGEVTEEQKQRIEQEIKDNPEVRSFRYVSKEEGFDNARKSGQIPDSAITGPNPVVTVEQWPQGYWVTLKDPNEADGITSALVGLDGVSGIKDQRKALGQIFGIMKVLKYGSWIGSAFLIFAALLQVTNTIRLAALARRREIAIMRLVGASTLYIALPFLLEALVTAIVGVGLAAGALAAFQYWGVEKGLAEHVQFLPWVDWGDYFQSLVGFFPGIPGIVILGPVLTLLPTLLLTRKYVKV; this is encoded by the coding sequence ATGCAGCTGCGCTACGTCTTCACCGAGCTCCGCACCGGTCTGCGGCGGAACCTGTCGATGCACCTCGCGGTCATCGTCACCCTTTTCGTCTCGCTGTCCCTGGCGGGCATCGGCATCCTGCTCCAGCAGGAGGCCAAGATCGCCCGCTCCACCTTGGGCGACGAGCTCAAGATCCTGGTCAACCTCTGCACCCAGGACGACCCCTCCAACAGCCCCAACTGCGGCAGCGGTGAGGTCACCGAGGAGCAGAAGCAGCGGATCGAGCAGGAGATCAAGGACAACCCCGAGGTCCGCTCCTTCCGCTACGTCTCCAAGGAGGAGGGCTTCGACAACGCCCGCAAGTCCGGCCAGATCCCCGACAGCGCCATCACCGGGCCCAACCCGGTCGTGACCGTCGAGCAGTGGCCCCAGGGCTACTGGGTGACCCTCAAGGACCCCAACGAGGCCGACGGCATCACCAGTGCCCTCGTGGGCCTCGACGGCGTCTCGGGCATCAAGGACCAGCGCAAGGCGCTCGGCCAGATCTTCGGGATCATGAAGGTCCTCAAGTACGGCTCCTGGATCGGTTCGGCGTTCCTGATCTTCGCCGCGCTCCTCCAGGTCACCAACACGATCCGGCTGGCCGCCCTCGCCCGGCGCCGCGAGATCGCGATCATGCGCCTGGTCGGCGCCTCCACGCTCTACATCGCGCTGCCCTTCCTCCTCGAGGCGCTGGTCACCGCGATCGTCGGTGTCGGACTCGCCGCGGGCGCGCTGGCGGCGTTCCAGTACTGGGGCGTCGAGAAGGGTCTCGCCGAGCACGTGCAGTTCCTGCCGTGGGTCGACTGGGGCGACTACTTCCAGTCGCTGGTCGGGTTCTTCCCGGGCATTCCCGGCATCGTGATCCTCGGTCCGGTGCTCACGCTGCTCCCGACACTCCTGCTGACCCGCAAATACGTCAAAGTGTGA
- a CDS encoding M23 family metallopeptidase: MRFFPSAPWLRRAFDRLPGWAHPQWLVVIGATLAAVIGLAMPLANADDRNDLKHQQDKVRGEISSVKGDIHEASQKVARIAGRLETAKAQLSTARTKLASVRSDLGKAQAAAATLATKLADAEQKLVVAKEALVQARADVVVQRGESRRAVVSMATGDDARIALMESYLTSGTIEDVLTGQTAYEVVTGRQNQALVKLEEAEDAMQEQRDAVRSARDEVATAKKAADDNVLTVQRLVDRAAATEAEVSALVTSTESARAAVVRARAEDQAALRRLEKREARIRARILELSKKQGGSYNGDTGGLLAKPGPGPVTSPFGWRIHPIYGYYGLHNGTDFGTGCGAALWAGESGTVISEYYDEVYGNRLYLAIGKVNGANITLVYNHLSRYAVSQGARVKRGQVVGYSGTTGWSTGCHLHFTVLRNGEAVNPMQYL; encoded by the coding sequence GTGCGCTTCTTCCCCAGCGCCCCCTGGCTCCGCCGTGCCTTCGATCGGCTGCCGGGATGGGCTCACCCGCAATGGCTCGTCGTCATCGGCGCGACCCTGGCTGCCGTCATCGGTCTGGCGATGCCGCTGGCCAACGCCGACGACCGCAACGACCTCAAGCACCAGCAGGACAAGGTGCGCGGCGAGATCTCCAGCGTCAAGGGAGACATCCACGAGGCCAGCCAGAAGGTCGCCCGGATCGCCGGCCGGCTCGAGACCGCCAAGGCGCAGCTGAGCACCGCACGCACCAAGCTCGCCTCGGTCCGCAGCGACCTCGGCAAGGCGCAGGCGGCCGCGGCGACGCTGGCCACCAAGCTCGCCGACGCCGAGCAGAAGCTCGTGGTCGCCAAGGAGGCGCTCGTCCAGGCCCGCGCCGATGTCGTCGTCCAGCGGGGGGAGAGCCGCCGCGCCGTCGTGTCGATGGCCACCGGTGACGACGCCCGGATCGCGCTCATGGAGTCCTACCTCACCAGCGGCACCATCGAGGACGTCCTCACCGGCCAGACGGCGTACGAGGTGGTGACGGGGCGGCAGAACCAGGCCCTGGTCAAGCTCGAGGAGGCCGAGGACGCGATGCAGGAGCAGCGCGACGCGGTCCGCTCGGCGCGCGACGAGGTCGCCACCGCCAAGAAGGCCGCCGACGACAACGTGCTCACCGTCCAGCGCCTCGTCGACCGCGCCGCGGCCACCGAGGCCGAGGTCTCCGCCCTGGTCACGAGCACCGAGAGCGCCCGCGCGGCCGTCGTCCGCGCCCGGGCCGAGGACCAGGCGGCCCTGCGCCGCCTCGAGAAGCGCGAGGCCCGCATCCGCGCCCGCATCCTGGAGCTGTCGAAGAAGCAGGGCGGCTCCTACAACGGCGACACCGGCGGCCTCCTCGCCAAGCCCGGCCCCGGCCCCGTGACCTCGCCCTTCGGCTGGCGGATCCACCCGATCTACGGCTACTACGGCCTGCACAACGGCACCGACTTCGGCACCGGCTGCGGCGCCGCCCTGTGGGCCGGCGAGTCCGGCACCGTGATCAGCGAGTACTACGACGAGGTCTACGGCAACCGCCTCTACCTCGCCATCGGCAAGGTCAACGGCGCCAACATCACGCTCGTCTACAACCACCTGAGCCGCTACGCCGTCAGCCAGGGCGCCCGGGTCAAGCGCGGCCAGGTCGTCGGCTACTCCGGCACCACGGGCTGGTCCACCGGCTGCCACCTGCACTTCACGGTGCTGCGCAACGGCGAGGCCGTGAACCCGATGCAGTACCTCTAG
- the smpB gene encoding SsrA-binding protein SmpB yields the protein MAKKSGATKKEDASGRTLVASNKKARHDYHIEDTFEAGLVLQGTEVKSLRMGRASLVDGFVDIDGGEAWLHGVHIPEYAQGTWTNHAARRKRKLLLHRLEIDKIERKVSEKGHTVVPLALYFVKGRAKIEIGLAKGKKSWDKRQAIAERTADREKEEAIGRRLKGMRD from the coding sequence ATGGCCAAGAAGTCGGGTGCGACGAAGAAGGAGGACGCGAGCGGGCGCACGCTCGTCGCGTCCAACAAGAAGGCGCGCCACGACTACCACATCGAGGACACCTTCGAGGCCGGCCTCGTGCTCCAGGGCACCGAGGTGAAGTCGCTGCGGATGGGCCGGGCCAGCCTCGTCGACGGCTTCGTCGACATCGACGGCGGCGAGGCCTGGCTGCACGGGGTGCACATCCCCGAGTACGCCCAGGGCACCTGGACCAACCACGCCGCGCGCCGCAAGCGCAAGCTCCTGCTGCACCGCCTCGAGATCGACAAGATCGAGCGCAAGGTCAGCGAGAAGGGGCACACCGTGGTCCCGCTGGCGCTCTACTTCGTCAAGGGCCGCGCCAAGATCGAGATCGGCCTGGCCAAGGGCAAGAAGTCCTGGGACAAGCGCCAGGCGATCGCCGAGCGCACCGCGGACCGCGAGAAGGAAGAGGCCATCGGCCGCCGGCTCAAGGGCATGCGTGACTGA
- a CDS encoding amidohydrolase family protein, with translation MTEAEVADIAEVAEVRAFWGRLGLPGLMDLHVHFLPPPIERAVWREFDNGGELIGREWPIRYRFGADERLALLRAFGVRRFPTLPYAHKPGVAGFLNDWSRTFAAEVPEVLWTATFYPEPEAPSYVEGLVRDGVALFKLHSQVGGFHVDDPLLDGVWEVLADSGTPVVAHVGSGPVGTPYTGPEAMTRLLRRFPHLQVLIAHLGAPETADFIALAEQYDGVHLDTSMALAPFFTDPHGGRGELGRDLVPRLGDLQHKVVYGSDFPTLPFGYAEQLGWLADLDLGDDWLRDVCWHNAVRLVGEPVPAAEG, from the coding sequence GTGACTGAGGCCGAGGTCGCCGACATCGCGGAGGTCGCCGAGGTCCGCGCGTTCTGGGGGCGGCTCGGGCTGCCGGGCCTGATGGACCTGCACGTGCACTTCCTGCCGCCGCCCATCGAGCGCGCGGTGTGGCGCGAGTTCGACAACGGGGGAGAGCTGATCGGGCGCGAGTGGCCCATCCGCTACCGCTTCGGCGCCGACGAGCGCCTCGCCCTGCTGCGCGCCTTCGGCGTGCGCCGCTTCCCGACCCTGCCCTACGCGCACAAGCCCGGCGTGGCCGGCTTCCTCAACGACTGGAGCCGCACGTTCGCCGCCGAGGTGCCCGAGGTGCTGTGGACGGCGACCTTCTACCCGGAGCCCGAGGCGCCGTCGTACGTGGAGGGGTTGGTGCGCGACGGCGTCGCGCTGTTCAAGCTCCACTCCCAGGTCGGCGGCTTCCACGTCGACGACCCCCTGCTCGACGGGGTCTGGGAGGTCCTCGCCGACAGTGGGACGCCCGTCGTCGCGCACGTCGGCTCGGGGCCCGTCGGGACGCCGTACACGGGGCCGGAGGCGATGACCCGTCTGCTGCGCCGCTTCCCGCACCTCCAGGTGCTCATCGCCCACCTGGGCGCCCCGGAGACCGCCGACTTCATCGCCCTCGCCGAGCAGTACGACGGCGTCCACCTCGACACCTCCATGGCCCTCGCCCCCTTCTTCACCGACCCCCACGGCGGACGCGGCGAGCTCGGACGCGACCTCGTCCCCCGCCTGGGCGACCTGCAGCACAAGGTGGTCTACGGCTCGGACTTCCCGACGCTGCCGTTCGGCTACGCCGAGCAGCTCGGCTGGCTCGCCGACCTCGACCTGGGCGACGACTGGCTGCGCGACGTGTGCTGGCACAACGCCGTACGGCTGGTGGGGGAGCCGGTCCCGGCCGCTGAGGGATAA
- a CDS encoding GNAT family N-acetyltransferase, which yields MPHHLSIGKADPILDQQLSDHLDAHNAAAVPGPGAVELTVRCTDDGVLLGGVTGWTWQEAAGIAMTWVREDQRGTGLGARLLAAFEEAAAERGARRVFVTSFTFQAPGFYVRQGYDEIMRWDGVPVAGEADVHFRKDL from the coding sequence ATGCCCCACCACCTGAGCATCGGCAAAGCCGATCCCATCCTCGACCAGCAGCTCTCCGACCACCTCGACGCCCACAACGCGGCCGCCGTACCGGGGCCCGGGGCGGTCGAGCTGACCGTGCGCTGCACCGACGACGGCGTCCTGCTCGGCGGCGTCACCGGTTGGACCTGGCAGGAGGCGGCGGGCATCGCCATGACCTGGGTGCGCGAGGACCAGCGGGGCACCGGGCTCGGCGCGCGGCTGCTCGCGGCGTTCGAGGAGGCCGCGGCGGAGCGGGGCGCACGACGGGTGTTCGTCACGTCGTTCACGTTCCAGGCGCCGGGGTTCTACGTACGCCAGGGGTACGACGAGATCATGCGCTGGGACGGCGTACCGGTCGCGGGTGAGGCGGACGTGCACTTCCGGAAGGACCTCTGA
- a CDS encoding alpha/beta hydrolase: MPAPRAVWHPAAPPRDGEASVVLLGHGGRSHKTGERNARIAPLLVRHGLTVVALDGPFHGDRAPVAGADYQELMVAEGVDVVLDRCGDEWLAVIAELQPARVGYLGMSMGARIGLHLAARMGRDLDAAVLGKIGTRHSGLLHPGLDIPDLTLAAARAVQAPTLFHAERQDEIFPFAGQLALYDALGSADTTLRARDGRHGTYRPDDESAWVAFLAARLTT, encoded by the coding sequence ATGCCCGCACCGCGGGCCGTCTGGCACCCCGCGGCCCCGCCGCGCGACGGCGAGGCATCCGTCGTCCTCCTCGGGCACGGCGGACGCAGCCACAAGACCGGCGAGCGCAATGCGCGCATCGCCCCGCTGCTCGTCCGCCACGGTCTGACCGTCGTCGCCCTCGATGGCCCCTTCCACGGCGACCGGGCTCCCGTGGCCGGCGCCGACTACCAGGAGCTGATGGTCGCCGAGGGCGTCGACGTGGTTCTGGACCGGTGCGGGGATGAGTGGCTGGCCGTGATCGCAGAGCTCCAGCCTGCGCGGGTCGGCTACCTCGGGATGTCGATGGGCGCCCGGATCGGCCTGCACCTCGCCGCCCGCATGGGCCGGGACCTCGACGCCGCTGTGCTCGGCAAGATCGGCACCCGCCACAGCGGCCTCCTCCACCCCGGCCTCGACATCCCCGATCTCACGCTCGCCGCGGCGCGAGCGGTCCAGGCCCCCACCCTCTTCCACGCCGAGCGCCAGGACGAGATCTTCCCGTTCGCCGGACAGCTCGCCCTCTACGACGCTCTCGGCTCGGCGGACACGACCCTCCGGGCCCGCGACGGCCGGCACGGCACCTACAGACCTGACGACGAGTCGGCGTGGGTGGCCTTCCTGGCCGCCCGGCTGACGACATGA
- a CDS encoding NAD(P)H-binding protein, giving the protein MRIAVVGGSGQIARLLHPLLVAAGHQPVALVRSESQRTALEALGAEVRLLDIENSDVAGFATAFAGCAAVVFSAGGGPDGNIDRKRTVDLEGSLKSSAAAQSLGIQRFVQVSAIDVDHPVSPDAPAVWAAYVAAKRDADTALRDSPLDWTILRPGRLTDDPPTGRVALGPAVARGDVTRADVAAAVAAVVGDARTVGRQWNLVGGDVPVAEAVSAAIAAG; this is encoded by the coding sequence ATGCGTATCGCCGTCGTCGGAGGAAGCGGTCAGATCGCCCGCCTGCTGCACCCCCTGCTCGTCGCCGCCGGGCACCAACCGGTCGCCCTGGTCCGCAGCGAGTCCCAGCGCACCGCCCTCGAGGCCCTCGGCGCCGAGGTCCGCCTGCTCGACATCGAGAACAGCGACGTCGCCGGCTTCGCCACCGCCTTCGCCGGCTGCGCCGCCGTCGTCTTCAGCGCCGGCGGCGGCCCCGACGGCAATATCGACCGCAAGCGCACCGTCGACCTCGAAGGCTCCCTCAAGTCCTCCGCCGCCGCCCAGAGCCTCGGCATCCAACGCTTCGTCCAGGTCTCCGCCATCGACGTCGACCACCCCGTCTCCCCCGACGCCCCCGCCGTCTGGGCCGCCTACGTCGCCGCCAAGCGCGACGCCGACACCGCCCTGCGCGACAGCCCCCTCGACTGGACCATCCTCCGCCCCGGCCGCCTCACCGACGACCCACCCACCGGCCGGGTGGCGCTGGGGCCGGCCGTCGCGCGCGGGGACGTCACCCGGGCCGATGTCGCGGCGGCGGTCGCCGCGGTGGTCGGGGACGCTCGTACGGTCGGGCGGCAGTGGAACCTGGTCGGTGGGGACGTGCCGGTCGCCGAGGCGGTCAGCGCGGCGATCGCCGCCGGCTGA
- a CDS encoding response regulator transcription factor — protein MGAALSARLPLTDTGAVTSAVPVDAYPSTSRRARQLLELASAAVPFTAWVLGYRDAHTGRMRPLVQTGYRPEVVDFIFGDFAAHPLVRRLLTQPGKAYFWEDITGFAEDTVAREVLRPCGFAEGTSMALRGTDGQAVGIAHLSLPEPYVPPNARAVLTSLAQALTDLAATTAHASALGLTPREREILALLARGRTNPQIGAELVLSRSTVGTHVEHILTKMGVTTRVEAVAVAIGLGLVDA, from the coding sequence GTGGGCGCAGCACTGTCCGCCCGCCTGCCGCTGACCGATACTGGTGCGGTGACCTCAGCCGTGCCGGTCGACGCCTACCCGTCGACGTCGCGCCGCGCCCGCCAGCTCCTCGAGCTGGCGAGCGCGGCCGTGCCGTTCACCGCGTGGGTGCTGGGCTACCGCGACGCGCACACCGGACGGATGCGCCCCCTCGTCCAGACCGGCTACCGGCCCGAGGTGGTCGACTTCATCTTCGGCGACTTCGCCGCCCACCCCCTCGTCCGGCGGCTGCTGACCCAGCCCGGCAAGGCGTACTTCTGGGAGGACATCACCGGCTTCGCCGAGGACACCGTCGCCCGCGAGGTGCTCCGCCCGTGCGGCTTCGCCGAGGGCACCTCGATGGCACTGCGCGGCACCGACGGCCAGGCCGTCGGGATCGCCCACCTCAGCCTCCCCGAGCCCTACGTCCCGCCCAACGCCCGCGCCGTCCTCACCAGCCTCGCCCAGGCCCTCACCGACCTCGCCGCCACGACCGCCCACGCCTCCGCCCTCGGCCTCACCCCGCGCGAGCGCGAGATCCTCGCCCTCCTCGCCCGCGGCCGCACCAACCCCCAGATCGGCGCCGAGCTCGTGCTCTCCCGCAGCACCGTCGGCACCCACGTCGAGCACATCCTGACCAAGATGGGCGTCACCACCCGGGTCGAGGCCGTCGCCGTCGCGATCGGGCTGGGCCTGGTCGACGCCTAG
- a CDS encoding amidase, whose amino-acid sequence MTDLTPTPTDEIGWLSATEIAAAVRSRRLRVADIAEAMIERVERINPAVNALVWFDPEQVRRDAAALDAAQDAGAATGPLHGVPFTIKDLTAVAGVPLTFGMKPLRDNIADHDAVIVERLTAAGGLFLGKTNTPESGYKGATDNHLFGATHNPWRPGHTAGGSSGGAGAAVAAGLGPLAEASDGGGSVRIPASLCGVVGVKPSTGRIPQTILPGRFYSWAYHGPITRTVADAALMLDVVSGPDPRDPLSLPDRVDFTAAIADRDLTGVRVAWSSDLGLGIAVDPEIEKLCRTAVEALAAAGAIVEEATPDWGGADPQTAMWNGIWVPGFASEHDLLDWASLRGEVDDELIELIAEGERLTGVDIGRADAARGVMWDAFARFLGRYDVLVSPTVATPAFPHGQFAPDHLAGRPLREQLLGWFLTYPFNLLTTPAMSVPAGFTPDGCPVGLQLATGLHQDALLLRAAAVLEERAPWAQHCPPACR is encoded by the coding sequence ATGACCGACCTGACGCCCACCCCCACCGACGAGATCGGGTGGCTGAGCGCGACCGAGATCGCCGCGGCGGTCCGCAGCCGGCGGCTGCGCGTCGCCGACATCGCGGAGGCGATGATCGAGCGCGTGGAGCGGATCAACCCCGCCGTCAACGCGCTGGTGTGGTTCGACCCGGAGCAGGTACGCCGGGACGCGGCGGCCCTCGACGCGGCCCAGGACGCGGGCGCGGCGACCGGCCCGCTGCACGGCGTACCGTTCACGATCAAGGACCTCACCGCGGTCGCCGGCGTCCCGCTGACCTTCGGCATGAAGCCCCTGCGCGACAACATCGCCGACCACGACGCAGTGATCGTCGAGCGGCTGACCGCCGCGGGCGGGCTGTTCCTCGGCAAGACCAACACCCCGGAGTCGGGCTACAAGGGCGCGACCGACAACCACCTGTTCGGCGCGACCCACAACCCGTGGCGTCCCGGGCACACCGCCGGCGGCTCGTCGGGCGGCGCCGGTGCGGCCGTCGCGGCCGGCCTCGGGCCGCTCGCGGAGGCCAGCGACGGCGGCGGCTCGGTCCGCATCCCGGCCTCGCTGTGCGGCGTCGTCGGGGTGAAGCCCTCGACCGGCCGGATCCCCCAGACGATCCTCCCGGGACGCTTCTACTCCTGGGCCTACCACGGCCCGATCACGCGCACCGTCGCCGACGCCGCGCTCATGCTCGACGTGGTCAGCGGACCCGACCCGCGCGACCCGCTGAGCCTTCCGGACCGGGTCGACTTCACCGCCGCCATCGCGGACCGCGACCTCACCGGCGTCCGCGTCGCGTGGTCGAGCGACCTCGGCCTCGGCATCGCCGTGGACCCCGAGATCGAGAAGCTCTGCCGCACCGCGGTCGAGGCGCTCGCCGCCGCGGGCGCGATCGTCGAGGAGGCCACCCCCGACTGGGGCGGCGCCGACCCGCAGACGGCCATGTGGAACGGGATCTGGGTGCCGGGCTTCGCCTCCGAGCACGACCTGCTCGACTGGGCCTCGCTGCGCGGCGAGGTCGACGACGAGCTGATCGAGCTCATCGCCGAGGGCGAGCGGCTGACCGGCGTCGACATCGGCCGTGCGGACGCCGCCCGCGGCGTCATGTGGGACGCCTTCGCCCGCTTCCTCGGGCGCTACGACGTCCTCGTCTCCCCGACGGTGGCGACCCCGGCGTTCCCCCACGGCCAGTTCGCGCCCGACCACCTCGCCGGGCGCCCGCTGCGCGAGCAGCTGCTCGGCTGGTTCCTGACCTACCCCTTCAACCTGCTGACCACCCCGGCGATGTCGGTGCCCGCCGGGTTCACCCCCGACGGCTGCCCGGTCGGGCTCCAGCTCGCCACCGGGCTGCACCAGGACGCGCTGCTGCTGCGCGCGGCCGCCGTACTGGAGGAGCGGGCGCCGTGGGCGCAGCACTGTCCGCCCGCCTGCCGCTGA
- a CDS encoding thioesterase family protein encodes MAYWQRTAPHTFTPTEHVGGAWDLATQHIAPALGVLAHEIERDRDARRSDGLVVSRLSYDILGTVPIEAIEVEVEVLRPGRTIELVQATARHGGRAVVVLRAWLVEPYDTSPLAGTDLPSIPGPDELQPWDMAGLWAGGFIASIEVRRKELGPGRSMVWVRTAHPLVADEPVSRLAAVAGLVDVTNGIAVRTDPAKVAFPNLDLTAHFLRTPAEGWLGLDTTQSYGPGGIGVTSSKMHDETGPLGTIAQTLTVRP; translated from the coding sequence ATGGCCTACTGGCAGCGCACCGCCCCGCACACCTTCACCCCCACCGAGCACGTCGGCGGCGCCTGGGACCTCGCGACCCAGCACATCGCGCCGGCGCTCGGCGTCCTGGCCCACGAGATCGAGCGCGACCGCGACGCACGGCGCTCCGACGGCCTCGTGGTCAGCCGGCTCTCCTACGACATCCTCGGCACCGTCCCGATCGAGGCGATCGAGGTCGAGGTCGAGGTGCTGCGCCCGGGCCGCACGATCGAGCTGGTCCAGGCGACCGCCCGCCACGGCGGCCGCGCGGTCGTCGTCCTGCGGGCGTGGCTGGTGGAGCCCTACGACACCTCCCCGCTCGCCGGCACCGACCTGCCCTCGATCCCCGGCCCCGACGAGCTGCAGCCGTGGGACATGGCGGGGCTGTGGGCCGGCGGGTTCATCGCCTCGATCGAGGTCCGCCGCAAGGAGCTCGGCCCCGGCCGCTCGATGGTCTGGGTGCGCACCGCCCACCCGCTCGTCGCCGACGAGCCGGTCAGCCGGCTCGCCGCGGTCGCCGGGCTGGTCGACGTCACCAACGGCATCGCGGTCCGCACCGACCCGGCCAAGGTGGCCTTCCCCAACCTCGACCTCACCGCGCACTTCCTGCGCACCCCCGCCGAGGGCTGGCTCGGGCTCGACACCACCCAGTCCTACGGCCCCGGCGGGATCGGGGTCACCAGCTCGAAGATGCACGACGAGACCGGCCCCCTCGGCACGATCGCGCAGACGCTGACGGTGCGCCCCTAG
- a CDS encoding glycerophosphodiester phosphodiesterase, producing the protein MTSRNHPLLGRALLAATATAAVAALALGTAAVPAHADRDRPDRPGRPDRHPTAEPLVIAHRGASGYRPEHTLAAYRLAIAQGADYVEPDLVSTKDGVLVARHENEISGTTDVAAHAEFAGRRTTKVIDGVRVTGWFTEDFTLAELKTLRAKERLPQVRPGNTRYDGRFEIPTLDEVIRLVKRASGRSGRAIGIAPETKHPTYFASIGLALEEPLVRTLRRSGLDRPNAKVVIQSFETGNLRRLDRMTRVPLAQLVDASGPLALVTPAGLADIATYADWVAPAKNLILPPDSTGAIGTPSPLVRDAHRAGLKVVTWTMRRENQFLPANHRIGTDPTAPGDLAGEIRRFLDAGVDALFSDQPDIAVDTRDAWVGERRPLAG; encoded by the coding sequence ATGACCTCTCGGAACCACCCCCTGCTCGGGCGCGCCCTCCTGGCCGCCACCGCCACCGCCGCCGTCGCCGCGCTCGCGCTCGGTACGGCGGCCGTCCCGGCCCACGCGGACCGGGACCGGCCCGACCGGCCCGGCCGCCCCGACCGGCACCCGACCGCCGAGCCGCTCGTGATCGCCCACCGGGGCGCCTCCGGCTACCGCCCCGAGCACACGCTCGCGGCGTACCGGCTCGCCATCGCCCAGGGCGCCGACTACGTCGAGCCCGACCTGGTCTCCACCAAGGACGGCGTCCTCGTCGCCCGCCACGAGAACGAGATCAGCGGCACCACCGACGTCGCCGCGCACGCCGAGTTCGCCGGGCGCCGGACCACCAAGGTGATCGACGGCGTCCGGGTCACCGGCTGGTTCACCGAGGACTTCACCCTCGCCGAGCTCAAGACCCTGCGCGCCAAGGAGCGGCTGCCGCAGGTGCGCCCGGGCAACACCCGCTACGACGGCCGCTTCGAGATCCCCACGCTCGACGAGGTGATTCGCCTGGTCAAGCGCGCGTCCGGCCGGTCTGGGCGCGCGATCGGGATCGCGCCGGAGACCAAGCACCCGACGTACTTCGCCTCGATCGGGCTCGCGCTCGAGGAGCCGCTCGTGCGCACCCTGCGCCGCAGCGGCCTGGACCGCCCGAACGCGAAGGTCGTCATCCAGTCCTTCGAGACCGGCAACCTGCGCCGGCTCGACCGGATGACGCGGGTGCCGCTGGCCCAGCTCGTCGACGCCTCCGGGCCGCTTGCGCTGGTGACCCCCGCGGGCCTGGCCGACATCGCGACGTACGCCGACTGGGTGGCGCCGGCCAAGAACCTGATCCTGCCGCCCGACAGCACCGGCGCCATCGGCACGCCGAGCCCGCTGGTCCGCGACGCGCACCGGGCCGGGCTCAAGGTGGTCACCTGGACGATGCGCCGGGAGAACCAGTTCCTGCCGGCCAACCACCGGATCGGCACCGACCCGACCGCCCCCGGCGACCTGGCGGGGGAGATCCGCCGGTTCCTCGATGCGGGCGTCGACGCGCTGTTCTCCGACCAGCCCGACATCGCGGTCGACACCCGGGACGCCTGGGTGGGGGAGCGGCGCCCGCTCGCCGGGTGA
- a CDS encoding HIT family protein: MADCVFCTIIAGGAEADVVLDEPDLLAFLDRRPVFKGHVLLVPREHVPTLPDLPAAQRDGFLAAAQRLATAVVAGLGAQGSFVAMNNVVSQSVPHLHLHVVPRTKGDGLRGFFWPRTKYAAGESADYAARLRTALEAS; this comes from the coding sequence ATGGCCGACTGCGTCTTCTGCACGATCATCGCGGGTGGGGCGGAGGCGGATGTCGTCCTCGACGAGCCCGATCTGCTCGCCTTCCTCGACCGGCGACCGGTGTTCAAGGGACACGTCCTGCTCGTCCCGCGCGAGCACGTCCCGACCCTGCCGGACCTGCCGGCCGCCCAGCGCGACGGCTTCCTCGCGGCCGCGCAGCGCCTCGCCACGGCCGTCGTCGCGGGCCTGGGCGCCCAGGGCAGCTTCGTGGCGATGAACAACGTCGTGAGCCAGTCCGTGCCGCACCTGCACCTGCACGTGGTGCCGCGGACCAAGGGCGACGGCCTGCGCGGCTTCTTCTGGCCCCGCACGAAGTACGCCGCCGGCGAGTCCGCGGACTACGCCGCCCGCCTGCGCACCGCGCTGGAGGCCTCGTGA